The genome window gatcactcttaagaccattcgacatcaacagcggtctacggcaaggggatgaactatcatgcgccctctttaacctggtcccggagaaagtgatccgtgatggtgaggtaaatgcgaggggtacgatcctctttaagtccgctCAACTatggctgacgatatcgacatcatgggaaaaacgacccgagacgtacaaagtgccttcatccagatcgagtaggctacacgaaatcttgggctgacaccaatgaaagcaagacaaagcatatggtggcaacgtcagccccaaaacccaaccaaccaacatcaaaccgctctggccaaacgggaagaatggatggaacgatggcgtaggccaggacgccaagcagttttgggatatcgaataggtggTCCTCCGGATGCCGGAGGTGCAAGTGAAAACAGACAGGTTCTATGTCAAAGTACCCCACTCATTTTCAGATGTAGTAAGGGTGAAGCGTAACCAGGCGAGGCGCACCACCGCTTGATATTCAAAGAAATATGGTTGACATACGTGCTCAATtttcatttattgttttttttcttaataattTATCACAATTATGTTTGGGTTTCATCATCCTCCGTAGAATTGCCTTCTTCGTCACTTCCTGACGAATCTTCTTCCGAAGAGTCCTCGTAGCGCCTATTGACATTGCGGAAAAGTTCATCGTCTTCTTGCTCTAGCTCTCTCTTCTTGGTGAATTTCCTCGGCCAGATTCCTTCCTTTGAAAACTCTTTTACGTGCTCGGCTGTCAAGATTTTACACATTTCTCCCTTGACCTTAACTCCTTCTTCAATAGGTTCGACTAGGACAAAGTCGCCGCGTTTCACCCAAATGGTTTTGCGGAACTTAGTTGGCATCGAAACCAGAAAATGTCCGCCATCTGCGGCCGGTTCGACCTCATGCAGATTGTTTCCTCGACTGCTCACTACTCGGACAATTTGCTGGTTTTCTTTCGGCAGTTGAAAACCATCAATGAACATTTCCCTCATAACATGTTTACGTTTTGTTACACGCGACATTTTTTACCTATCTTTTTCGGGAGCTGCTTACTCTCTtgctcagtacttaagctactaaatcattgggaagtttttcctgatttttaaataaaacaaattaaaggtctgtagGGACAGATTATAAAAAGTTGCTTAAAAGTTAAAGATCCGTATGTGGGTACACATTCTAAAAGGTATagagaaaaacgtaaaaaggtCCACATGCAGGTAGGGATAATCTTCTCAGTTCAGTTCTAGACACTGGAGTTAGTCGGTCACGACCAAACTTCAGTCCTCAAGATCAACGTGAAGGGAAAACCTACAATAAAAGCTCGCTAAGAGTTCCACTCTTGGCGACGGTAAGCTATTAATATTTCTACTTTTATCATTTCAGACCTCAACTTTTAGCTctaaaagctaaaaaagaaaaacaagatgaGCGAAGTACATACCGGCTCCAAACGCCGGAAAACTAGCGGAGGCGCCACCGATGACGCCTCGACCAGCGAAGTCCCGAAGGGTGACATGGAGTTGGAGTCCTCCGTGCCATCCGAAGACGAATCCGTATACGCGACGGACTCCGACAGCTCGACCTCGTCACGCGCCAGCGCCCCGGCGGTCGAAATCCAGGATTTTGTGCGCGTCAAGAAGGAGAAGCGCGCCTAGCTTCCAAGCTACGCGCTAAGGAAATGGAGGTGGAATCACTCCACGCCATCCTTCGCGACCTACAGCAGCAAGTCAACGCCCTGAAAGCAGCGAATCCCGGCAACCGGACCACAGCGACAACTCCGGCACCAAGGACGATGACCATTCCGAGACCCAGCATCCCAGCACCTCAAGCAGCCCACCCGAGGCCATCGAGCAGCAACACCGCCCCATCAGTCAACTAAGCCGGCCAGCCGACATCAACCAACGCCACACCACCTCATCCAGCAACAACGCTTCCAAAGTGAgtaaaatccccccccccccctaatggTAGTAGGACCCCCCagtgacttctcatccacaaagAGAACCCTTCAAAAATCGCTGCCCCATGATTTCCTTATCAAGAAATCCGGTCCCGAGTCCCACCAAATCCTCGTTAAaaccaaagaagaaagaaagtgaaaaaacgccaacagctctactacacaACCCGATCTCCACATGgtcaccgctgggagctctttcttaacgaaaagctgcagacggggaaggatgaaggcgagtctcctgtgcctaaaaacaggacaaattgtactttctggttgggggttggaggactgacaaccctaaatGGAAAATAacctgttatgaagccacaaaagggacctcggactggactgacttcacaatgacgaacccggcaacgacaacggaataaagatttgcgcatggaacgtgcgctccctgtacagagatggagctgccaagcagatggccaataccctgtcctaatacagggctgatgtaacagcgttgcaggagatccgttggaccggaccagatcgagtaggctgcgcgaaatcttgggctgacgccaatgaaagcaagacaaagcatatggtggcaacgtcagcctcaaaacccaaccaaccaacatcaaaccgctctggtcaaacgggaaggatgGATTGAACAATGgcgcaggccaggacgccaagcaGTTTTGGGATAACGAATAGGTGGACCTCCGGATACCGATTGTGATGATGATAAATCTCAGAATGGAAACTGTGCAAGTGAAAACAGACAGGTTCTATGTCAAAGTACCTCACTCATTTTCAGATGTAGTAAGGGTGAAGCGCAACCAGGCGAGGCGCACCACCGCTTGATATTCAAAGAAATATGGTTGATATACGTGCGCTAGCGCAGATAGCCCTCTCCAAAGTGAACAgggggaaaagcggaaagaggtcgacgtgcctgaaggagactttatcgaagtagtctccaaggcccaaaaaaagaaggcgaaaaaggataaaaagaaacagcggactccgtcgccagagacacgtctgtccaaaaacaaggaggctgccaacccaaagccagtagcggaaaaaacgaggaaacgaagaaggactagaccgtcggccctactcattaagccgacggaaggcaagacatttgcggaagtccttagtgagatccgctacaggatgaaacccgaggagaatggagcagaggtgtcttcgatacggaaaacaaggagtggtggagttctcgtcgaactgggcccgaagacgaccaacaagagcacgttctgcgaagcggtcaaaggGCTATTGGGGAAGAAGACTctagtttccagcctagaacccatgtgcggattgatgtaaatagcgcggaaagcgtcgtagattgcccccttttaacaatgggagaactcgaagaagcggttctcactatgaaaaacaggaaggcgccaggtcctgatggcatcccggcggaagtttacaaactggtgttccgccaacggccagaattgctgctcgaagcgttcaacgcgtgcttgaaggagggcatttttccttgtcgctggaaagtggccagactcgcgttgatcagtaagggtaaaggagacccggagctcacgtctgcataccgaccgctgtgtacgcttgacacggccggaaaagtcctcgagaagttcatcaggggtagactcgctgaagcgatccgtgcagccggggacttatccgcaaggtagttcgggtttagaaGGAGGCCAGATTCCTTCCTTTGAAAATTCTTTTACGTGCTCGGCTGTCAAGATTTTACACATTTCTCCCTTGACCTTATATCCTTCTTCAATAGGTTCGACTAGGACAAAGTCGCCGCGTTTCACCCAAATGGTTTTGCGGAACTTAGTTGGCATCGAAACCAGAAAATGTCCGCCATCTGCGGCCGGTTCGACCTCATGCAGATTGTTTCCTCGACTGCTCACTACTCGGACAATTTGCTGGTTTTCTTTCGGCAGTTGAAAACCATCAATGAACATTTCCCTC of Hermetia illucens chromosome 4, iHerIll2.2.curated.20191125, whole genome shotgun sequence contains these proteins:
- the LOC119655175 gene encoding probable RNA-binding protein EIF1AD yields the protein MSRVTKRKHVMREMFIDGFQLPKENQQIVRVVSSRGNNLHEVEPAADGGHFLVSMPTKFRKTIWVKRGDFVLVEPIEEGVKVKGEMCKILTAEHVKEFSKEGIWPRKFTKKRELEQEDDELFRNVNRRYEDSSEEDSSGSDEEGNSTEDDETQT
- the LOC119655639 gene encoding probable RNA-binding protein EIF1AD, whose product is MSRVTKRKHVMREMFIDGFQLPKENQQIVRVVSSRGNNLHEVEPAADGGHFLVSMPTKFRKTIWVKRGDFVLVEPIEEGYKVKGEMCKILTAEHVKEFSKEGIWPPSKPELPCG